A single Cottoperca gobio chromosome 7, fCotGob3.1, whole genome shotgun sequence DNA region contains:
- the LOC115010395 gene encoding succinate dehydrogenase [ubiquinone] iron-sulfur subunit, mitochondrial-like encodes MSVVSGALCRNVLAIRNSGMMVMSRHVQTAAAPAPEPRIKKFQIYRWDPDSAGDKPRMQTYEIDLNTCGPMVLDALIKIKNEIDSTLTFRRSCREGICGSCAMNINGGNTLACLNKIDSNTSKPTKIYPLPHMYVVKDLVPDMSNFYAQYKSIEPYLKKKDEAQEGKAQYFQSVEDRQKLDGLYECILCACCSTSCPSYWWNGDKYLGPAVLMQAYRWMIDSRDEFTEERLSKLQDPFSLYRCHTIMNCTKTCPKGLNPGKAIAEIKKMMATYKEKKAAAL; translated from the exons ATGTCGGTGGTTAGTGGCGCCTTGTGCCGAAATGTTTTGGCTATTAGGAATTCTGGCATGATGGTG ATGTCACGGCACGTTCAGACAGCTGCCGCGCCGGCTCCTGAACCCAGGATCAAGAAGTTCCAGATTTACCGCTGGGACCCAGACAGTGCTGGAGACAAACCACGAATGCAGACATATGAAATTGATCTTAACAC CTGTGGTCCAATGGTTCTGGATGCCCTCATTAAGATCAAGAATGAGATTGATTCCACACTCACATTCAGACGCTCCTGCCGTGAAG GTATCTGCGGCTCATGTGCCATGAACATAAATGGAGGCAACACACTGGCATGCCTTAACAAAATTGACTCCAACACAAGCAAACCAACCAAAATCTACCCGCTGCCGCACATGTATGTAGTCAAAGATCTGGTGCCT GATATGAGCAACTTCTACGCACAGTACAAATCCATCGAGCCCTAcctgaaaaagaaagatgaagctCAAGAAGGGAAGGCGCAGTATTTCCAGTCGGTGGAGGACAGGCAAAAACTG GATGGCCTGTATGAGTGCATCCTCTGTGCTTGCTGCAGCACCAGCTGCCCCAGCTACTGGTGGAACGGAGACAAATACTTGGGACCAGCTGTCCTAATGCAG GCGTACCGGTGGATGATCGACTCCCGTGATGAATTCACTGAGGAACGTCTGTCTAAACTTCAGGACCCCTTCTCTCTCTACCGCTGCCACACTATCATGAACTGCACCAAGACGTGTCCCAAG GGACTCAACCCAGGAAAGGCCATTGCAGAGATCAAGAAAATGATGGCGACttacaaagagaagaaagccGCAGCTTTATGA